A part of Macrobrachium rosenbergii isolate ZJJX-2024 chromosome 33, ASM4041242v1, whole genome shotgun sequence genomic DNA contains:
- the LOC136855885 gene encoding transcription activator GAGA-like isoform X2 translates to MEAEVLALKWNNHQSIFYHIICGLRTKSNYTDVTLACEGKFYPVHKLVLSTCSEYFCDIFDRTPCKNPVVVLKDIQCKDLEFLLDYMYIGEVNVRQNELSSLLKAAECLKVKGLAVREDDPSQVDSPKRQGGRDKRDLSSPPAKRRRAEECRNKASDAADFGQENSCGNRLEESSSDIPIFAGEQHGEHPLTHNASDQEISGEAENEMQPIKIEQDLGYEGNGSFKPNQSTIPSNYDSDQYLAEEESRIPKAENSGDEVLDDTVMGVNFNELLQSSLKSDEFGEPHSSVHPQVNLEQQWDGSGVGRSLSSHTLPSSAAPHNPLTHHQQQKTNTYGELCCPICGKASSRRDNLERHIRSHLGDKPFQCPFCNFRSQLKWNMKSHIERRHQQRQQQSQQSSQHEQQQHQQNSHHQQQQGVPPWRWNASL, encoded by the exons ATGGAGGCAGAAGTCTTAGCGCTCAAATGGAACAATCATCAGAGCATTTTTTACCACATAATCTGTGGACTGCGCACTAAG aGCAATTACACTGACGTCACCTTGGCGTGCGAGGGCAAGTTTTACCCCGTCCATAAATTGGTCCTTTCTACGTGTAGCGAATACTTCTGCGACATTTTTGATCGCACCCCGTGCAAAAACCCCGTGGTCGTTTTGAAAGACATACAGTGCAAGGATCTCGAGTTCTTGTTGGATTACATGTACATTGGCGAAGTGAATGTCAGACAGAACGAACTGTCCTCGCTCCTCAAAGCGGCAGAGTGCCTGAAGGTGAAGGGTTTGGCGGTGCGAGAGGACGATCCCTCTCAGGTGGACAGTCCGAAGCGGCAGGGGGGCCGCGATAAGCGTGATCTGAGCAGTCCTCCTGCTAAGAGGCGGAGAGCCGAGGAATGCAGGAACAAGGCGTCTGATGCCGCTGACTTCGGCCAAGAGAATTCGTGCGGAAATCGTTTAGAAGAAAGTAGTAGTGATATCCCAATATTTGCTGGTGAACAGCATGGAGAGCACCCATTGACCCACAATGCTAGTGATCAG GAAATCAGTGGAGAGGCAGAAAATGAAATGCAGCCCATCAAGATAGAGCAGGATCTCGGTTACGAAGGGAATGGAAGTTTCAAGCCCAATCAGTCGACGATCCCATCCAACTACGATAGCGACCAGTATCTGGCAGAGGAGGAGAGCAGAATACCAAAG GCTGAAAATTCTGGAGATGAAGTCTTGGATGATACCGTGATGGGAGTGAATTTCAATGAACTCTTACAGTCTTCTCTCAAGTCAGACGAGTTTGGTGAACCGCATTCCTCGGTGCATCCTCAA GTAAATTTAGAACAGCAGTGGGATGGAAGTGGTGTTGGAAGAAGCCTGTCATCTCACACATTACCGTCGTCGGCAGCCCCTCACAATCCGCTTACACACCATCAGCAACAAAAG ACCAACACGTATGGAGAACTCTGCTGCCCGATCTGTGGGAAGGCGAGCAGCCGCAGAGACAACCTGGAACGTCACATCAGGAGTCACCTCGGCGACAAGCCGTTCCAGTGTCCGTTCTGCAACTTCCGCTCGCAGCTCAAGTGGAACATGAAGTCACACATCGAGAGGAGACATCAACAAAGACAGCAGCAGTCACAGCAATCGTCACAGCACGAGCAGCAACAGCATCAGCAGAACAGTCATCACCAACAGCAGCAAGGTGTCCCGCCGTGGAGGTGGAATGCATCGTTGTAG
- the LOC136855885 gene encoding protein bric-a-brac 2-like isoform X1, with protein sequence MEAEVLALKWNNHQSIFYHIICGLRTKSNYTDVTLACEGKFYPVHKLVLSTCSEYFCDIFDRTPCKNPVVVLKDIQCKDLEFLLDYMYIGEVNVRQNELSSLLKAAECLKVKGLAVREDDPSQVDSPKRQGGRDKRDLSSPPAKRRRAEECRNKASDAADFGQENSCGNRLEESSSDIPIFAGEQHGEHPLTHNASDQEISGEAENEMQPIKIEQDLGYEGNGSFKPNQSTIPSNYDSDQYLAEEESRIPKAENSGDEVLDDTVMGVNFNELLQSSLKSDEFGEPHSSVHPQVNLEQQWDGSGVGRSLSSHTLPSSAAPHNPLTHHQQQKAAAAALGLLHSSGSDSQSPIRLLQQQQQQQQQQQQPQHGVGGSASDLFVQQQNVMVGEGSLPPPLDFLKKKDKGQRDYVCQFCGREFGHRTNLQAHLRIHTGEKPFRCLYCPYRTALKGNLKMHTISRHKIDWKAIKHLVQPISEEKSN encoded by the exons ATGGAGGCAGAAGTCTTAGCGCTCAAATGGAACAATCATCAGAGCATTTTTTACCACATAATCTGTGGACTGCGCACTAAG aGCAATTACACTGACGTCACCTTGGCGTGCGAGGGCAAGTTTTACCCCGTCCATAAATTGGTCCTTTCTACGTGTAGCGAATACTTCTGCGACATTTTTGATCGCACCCCGTGCAAAAACCCCGTGGTCGTTTTGAAAGACATACAGTGCAAGGATCTCGAGTTCTTGTTGGATTACATGTACATTGGCGAAGTGAATGTCAGACAGAACGAACTGTCCTCGCTCCTCAAAGCGGCAGAGTGCCTGAAGGTGAAGGGTTTGGCGGTGCGAGAGGACGATCCCTCTCAGGTGGACAGTCCGAAGCGGCAGGGGGGCCGCGATAAGCGTGATCTGAGCAGTCCTCCTGCTAAGAGGCGGAGAGCCGAGGAATGCAGGAACAAGGCGTCTGATGCCGCTGACTTCGGCCAAGAGAATTCGTGCGGAAATCGTTTAGAAGAAAGTAGTAGTGATATCCCAATATTTGCTGGTGAACAGCATGGAGAGCACCCATTGACCCACAATGCTAGTGATCAG GAAATCAGTGGAGAGGCAGAAAATGAAATGCAGCCCATCAAGATAGAGCAGGATCTCGGTTACGAAGGGAATGGAAGTTTCAAGCCCAATCAGTCGACGATCCCATCCAACTACGATAGCGACCAGTATCTGGCAGAGGAGGAGAGCAGAATACCAAAG GCTGAAAATTCTGGAGATGAAGTCTTGGATGATACCGTGATGGGAGTGAATTTCAATGAACTCTTACAGTCTTCTCTCAAGTCAGACGAGTTTGGTGAACCGCATTCCTCGGTGCATCCTCAA GTAAATTTAGAACAGCAGTGGGATGGAAGTGGTGTTGGAAGAAGCCTGTCATCTCACACATTACCGTCGTCGGCAGCCCCTCACAATCCGCTTACACACCATCAGCAACAAAAG GCTGCAGCAGCTGCCCTGGGTCTTCTCCATTCGTCCGGCAGCGATTCCCAGTCGCCGATACGCCTgttacagcaacagcaacaacagcagcagcagcagcagcagccacagCATGGCGTGGGTGGGTCAGCAAGCGACCTGTTCGTACAGCAGCAGAACGTGATGGTAGGCGAGGGGAGTCTGCCCCCGCCGCTGGATTTCCTCAAGAAAAAAGACAAGGGGCAGCGGGATTATGTCTGCCAGTTCTGTGGCAGAGAGTTCGGACACCGGACCAACTTGCAGGCTCACTTGCGCATTCACACCGGTGAGAAACCTTTCCGTTGTCTTTACTGCCCGTACCGGACGGCCCTCAAGGGAAATCTCAAGATGCACACTATATCCCGCCACAAGATAGACTGGAAGGCGATTAAACACTTGGTGCAACCTATCTCGGAAGAGAAGTCCAACTAG